In Bacillus sp. Cs-700, one genomic interval encodes:
- a CDS encoding GH32 C-terminal domain-containing protein translates to MSISNPVHAQTTIANPSFETGDLSGWKIVSGKAFNEKDVTDESSYWDKQTFEQKNFWHIWGGRGDDTKVGVMQSETFTLGGDGQIDFLTGGDSDAEHLSISLVREADGVELMKETGTGTDTYSKKSWDASAHIGTVVRIKVADSTTTGHINLDDVNVPATPSLHDHVEPSIYNHDFEYTALTPYEIRGWEIVSGDAFGPESLVHEEEWSEGDEFSHEGRYHLWSFSDGGDDQVGELHSEPFTIDQNGAIDFLIGGGNDEENLYVALVRTSDGKELRKETGRDTEKYQRVYWDVSEYIGEEVVIKIVDNAKGAFGHINVDDFRITKSPFAGELMAHWSLDEGTGKDTVEQVTGETNLIDYHLSKGVFQEAQDPLWKDGISNGALLFDGYSTWIKQSPTKLPAPTEALTVEAWVAPRNFEHGDEGRLSAIVNQHNREKKEGFILGNFRHGTWGLQFGTGDEWHEVMSDTLLPLNEWSYVVATYDSTTGEAVLYQNGEKVTSRNFDAGATIKPSVRDLLIGKNNDGMWLYGFDLNMFSGLMDEVKIYHQALDAGNVKDSYESYVSALNGNLPTADVKTDRSLLADDQHRPQFHMSPPNHWGNEPGGPIYFNGQYHVFYQSNPRGPYWNHIRWGHLVSDDMVHWRDVDDAVIPGRYDVDPEGAWAGGAVVDDKGVPVIFYTAGDDRDQPNQRINLARSTFLQDGDNDLNRWEKNSEVILDQEEGQGIKGEFRDPYVFKDGDTWYMLVTSGKEGTDGKAVGGTALVYSTKDASFEDWTFEGDLFVGDYGTYPETGRVWELPILLPLGDSGKHIFLINPAKMKREEYQSRYTYYWIGTWNPETAKFTPDNEAPQLLDVGDHFTGPAGMVTPDGRTVIHSITQGRRPANDDYDAGYAHNYGLPTEVFYQDDGKLGMKPIQELNELRGEELINLTSDTSMEEANQLLSNIEGDMLEIQLELDIGSANEAGISLRRSPNGEEETIVYYKESSKEFWVNRTKSSLDTDVEKWYQGGEVDTDSETINLHVYVDRSEINAYLNEQKGLTTRAYPTRDDAKGVQLWANEQSESVTVKSLQVWEMTSAYEKVNATGVSLNPDSLELVAGDTERLTPEVAPAQATNKEVIWTSSNPSVATVVNGKVTAHSPGTATIKAETRDGGHTATSTINVVEEPPHDELVNHDFESGNLTGWTVMEGDAFSDLDVTSADDWGWGGPFNQNGAFHLYSVHNGNDAETGTIRSQKFPLGGNGQIDFLVSGGNHIYNLYVALVRSSDGKELMKVSGGNQEGYTRVKWDASDYIGEQVYLKVVDRAKDSWGHISIDDVNAPVKPPNNVTIANPDFETGDLSGWKVTGEAFSDQDVTQDEGWEWDCCFNHQDAYHLWNFKDGGDAEIGEIQSEPFTLYGSGWIDFLIGGGKSSDHLYVSLVNAADGKELFKSTGTENEQYKRVYWDASSYIGEEVFLKVVDKATGGWGHINVDDFHVFNTEEDLLTSERYEKYRSQFHYTPKKNWMNDPNGLVYHDGEYHVFYQYNPTGVTWGPMNWGHAVSTDLVNWERLPPALEEDENGFIWSGSVVVDKDNTAGFGKDAMVAMFTHEKGGNQSQSLAYSNDNGRSWQKYAGNPVLTNIDQFSVFRDPKVFWHEVSNQWVMLLAVEDQFQKQFVRIYHSKDMKDWTFASDFGENQGSHAGVWEVPDLFPLPVDGDPQNTKWVMQVSLSKGAPAGGSGVQYFIGDFDGTTFRNDNLASTVLYADYGADYYAPLTFNHVSDGRRIAMGWMNNWEYGQAIPTSIWRSKLTVPKELSLKSISDLGVRLVQTPVSELQSLRGEERYWTNEVVVPGENLLADIKGDTLEIVAAFQTEQSTVKEFGFKVRVGDDEFTEVSYDMTNATLSLDRSKSGDTSFSQSFGAKHEAVMMPSDGLVTLHLLVDRSSIEVFGNDGQVVFSDQIFPNLTSDQLELYAIDGEVTIKSLAIYQLDKAES, encoded by the coding sequence ATGAGTATTTCGAACCCTGTTCATGCCCAAACGACCATTGCAAACCCAAGCTTCGAAACAGGAGATTTGTCTGGTTGGAAAATTGTAAGTGGTAAAGCGTTCAATGAGAAAGATGTGACAGATGAATCTAGCTATTGGGATAAGCAAACATTTGAGCAAAAGAACTTCTGGCATATATGGGGAGGGCGAGGAGACGATACAAAAGTTGGGGTTATGCAGTCTGAAACCTTTACTCTTGGGGGAGATGGTCAGATTGATTTTCTTACAGGTGGAGATTCTGATGCGGAACACTTATCGATCTCGCTCGTTAGAGAAGCAGACGGAGTAGAATTAATGAAGGAAACAGGGACTGGGACAGATACATATTCCAAGAAGAGTTGGGATGCCTCTGCTCATATAGGTACAGTTGTTAGGATTAAAGTTGCTGATTCAACGACAACGGGGCATATCAATCTTGATGATGTGAATGTTCCTGCGACCCCTTCTTTACATGACCATGTAGAGCCTTCTATTTATAATCATGATTTTGAATATACGGCACTAACTCCTTACGAAATAAGGGGATGGGAGATTGTAAGCGGAGATGCGTTTGGCCCAGAGAGCCTTGTTCATGAAGAGGAATGGAGTGAAGGCGATGAATTTTCACATGAGGGGCGCTACCATTTATGGAGTTTTAGTGATGGTGGAGACGATCAAGTAGGCGAACTGCACTCAGAGCCATTTACGATCGACCAAAATGGAGCAATCGATTTTCTTATCGGAGGGGGAAATGACGAGGAGAATCTATATGTTGCTCTCGTAAGAACGTCTGATGGAAAAGAGTTGCGAAAAGAAACCGGACGAGATACGGAAAAGTACCAGCGCGTTTATTGGGATGTTTCAGAATACATTGGTGAAGAAGTGGTTATCAAAATCGTAGATAATGCTAAAGGGGCGTTTGGACATATCAACGTTGATGACTTTCGAATAACCAAATCTCCTTTTGCTGGTGAGTTAATGGCTCACTGGAGTTTAGATGAAGGTACTGGTAAGGATACTGTCGAGCAAGTTACAGGTGAGACTAATTTAATTGATTACCATCTTAGTAAGGGCGTTTTTCAGGAAGCACAAGATCCACTGTGGAAGGACGGCATTTCAAACGGTGCCCTCTTATTTGATGGGTATTCTACTTGGATTAAACAGAGCCCCACGAAACTACCAGCGCCTACAGAAGCGTTAACGGTTGAAGCCTGGGTCGCGCCAAGAAATTTCGAACATGGAGATGAAGGTCGCTTATCTGCAATTGTGAATCAGCATAACCGTGAAAAGAAAGAAGGATTCATACTCGGGAATTTTCGCCATGGTACGTGGGGGTTACAGTTTGGTACAGGAGACGAGTGGCATGAAGTGATGTCAGATACACTACTCCCTTTAAATGAGTGGTCATACGTCGTCGCAACGTACGATAGCACAACTGGTGAAGCAGTTCTCTACCAGAATGGTGAAAAGGTAACATCACGAAACTTTGATGCAGGAGCTACGATTAAACCGAGTGTAAGAGATTTGTTAATTGGAAAGAACAATGATGGTATGTGGTTGTATGGGTTTGATTTAAATATGTTTAGCGGGCTTATGGATGAAGTGAAAATCTACCATCAGGCATTGGATGCTGGGAATGTGAAAGATTCCTACGAATCTTATGTAAGCGCTTTAAATGGTAATCTACCAACCGCTGATGTGAAAACCGATCGCAGTCTTTTAGCGGACGATCAACATCGCCCACAGTTTCATATGTCTCCTCCAAATCATTGGGGAAATGAACCAGGTGGTCCTATTTACTTTAATGGTCAATATCATGTGTTCTATCAGAGTAATCCTAGAGGACCATACTGGAATCATATTCGCTGGGGCCATCTTGTAAGTGATGACATGGTTCATTGGAGAGATGTTGATGATGCCGTTATCCCCGGGCGATATGATGTTGATCCCGAGGGGGCTTGGGCGGGTGGTGCTGTTGTCGATGATAAAGGTGTGCCTGTGATCTTTTACACAGCAGGTGATGATCGTGATCAGCCTAATCAGCGTATTAATTTAGCAAGAAGTACTTTTTTGCAGGATGGGGATAACGATCTTAACCGTTGGGAGAAGAATTCAGAAGTGATTCTAGATCAAGAAGAAGGACAGGGGATCAAGGGTGAATTTCGAGATCCTTACGTTTTTAAAGATGGTGATACCTGGTACATGCTAGTGACTTCTGGTAAAGAAGGAACTGATGGCAAAGCCGTTGGAGGTACCGCACTCGTGTATTCTACAAAGGATGCTAGTTTTGAAGATTGGACCTTCGAAGGAGACTTATTCGTTGGAGATTATGGAACCTATCCAGAAACAGGACGCGTTTGGGAGCTGCCAATTTTGCTGCCATTAGGAGATAGCGGGAAGCATATTTTCTTAATCAACCCTGCCAAAATGAAAAGAGAAGAGTATCAGTCGAGGTATACGTACTATTGGATTGGAACCTGGAATCCTGAGACGGCTAAATTTACACCAGATAATGAAGCGCCTCAACTACTTGATGTTGGAGACCATTTTACTGGACCAGCTGGAATGGTAACGCCTGATGGAAGAACCGTTATTCATAGTATTACGCAGGGCAGGCGTCCAGCAAACGACGATTATGATGCGGGATATGCCCACAATTATGGTTTGCCAACAGAGGTTTTTTATCAAGATGACGGAAAGCTAGGGATGAAGCCGATCCAAGAGTTGAACGAATTACGAGGCGAAGAGCTTATTAATCTGACATCGGACACGTCCATGGAAGAAGCGAATCAACTTCTATCTAACATAGAAGGAGACATGCTTGAGATCCAGTTAGAACTAGACATTGGATCCGCTAATGAAGCGGGAATTAGCTTAAGACGTTCACCGAATGGCGAAGAAGAAACCATTGTGTATTACAAAGAAAGTAGCAAGGAATTTTGGGTGAACCGTACCAAATCAAGTCTCGATACCGATGTGGAAAAATGGTACCAGGGTGGAGAGGTAGATACTGATTCAGAGACGATCAATCTACATGTGTATGTGGATCGTTCTGAAATCAATGCCTATTTAAATGAACAAAAAGGGTTAACCACAAGGGCCTATCCGACAAGAGACGATGCGAAAGGTGTGCAGCTCTGGGCGAATGAACAAAGTGAATCCGTAACGGTAAAGTCATTACAGGTTTGGGAGATGACCTCTGCTTACGAAAAGGTGAACGCTACTGGCGTATCACTCAATCCAGATTCATTAGAATTAGTTGCTGGAGATACAGAACGACTAACGCCAGAAGTGGCGCCAGCTCAAGCAACAAATAAAGAGGTGATCTGGACTTCAAGCAACCCGAGCGTTGCGACTGTGGTGAATGGAAAAGTAACGGCTCATTCTCCTGGTACTGCTACGATTAAAGCTGAAACAAGGGACGGAGGTCATACGGCAACGAGTACGATCAATGTCGTTGAAGAGCCCCCTCATGATGAGTTAGTGAATCATGATTTTGAATCCGGTAACTTAACGGGTTGGACTGTTATGGAAGGCGATGCCTTTAGCGATCTTGATGTCACGTCTGCTGATGATTGGGGCTGGGGAGGTCCATTTAATCAAAACGGAGCTTTTCATCTATACAGCGTTCATAACGGTAATGATGCCGAAACTGGAACGATACGTTCACAGAAATTCCCGCTTGGAGGAAATGGACAAATCGATTTCCTCGTTTCTGGAGGAAACCATATTTATAACCTTTATGTCGCGCTAGTAAGGAGTTCCGATGGGAAAGAGTTAATGAAAGTAAGTGGTGGAAACCAGGAAGGTTATACACGAGTTAAGTGGGATGCTTCTGACTACATTGGAGAGCAAGTTTATCTCAAAGTTGTTGATCGTGCGAAAGATTCATGGGGACACATTAGTATTGACGATGTGAATGCGCCTGTGAAGCCTCCGAATAATGTGACGATAGCGAACCCCGATTTTGAGACAGGAGACTTGAGCGGATGGAAGGTTACCGGGGAGGCCTTTAGTGACCAGGATGTCACGCAGGATGAAGGATGGGAGTGGGACTGTTGTTTCAATCATCAAGACGCCTATCACCTGTGGAACTTCAAAGATGGCGGTGACGCCGAAATAGGTGAAATACAATCAGAGCCCTTTACACTCTATGGAAGTGGGTGGATTGACTTCTTGATTGGCGGAGGGAAAAGTAGCGATCATTTATATGTTTCTCTCGTAAATGCAGCTGATGGGAAAGAGTTATTTAAATCGACCGGTACAGAGAATGAACAGTACAAGAGGGTTTACTGGGACGCTTCTTCTTATATAGGGGAAGAGGTATTCCTTAAGGTGGTGGATAAGGCTACTGGCGGATGGGGACATATCAATGTTGATGATTTTCATGTGTTCAATACAGAAGAGGATCTTTTAACAAGTGAGCGATACGAAAAGTATCGTTCACAGTTTCATTATACTCCCAAAAAAAATTGGATGAATGATCCCAATGGGCTTGTTTATCATGACGGAGAATACCATGTGTTTTATCAGTATAATCCAACTGGCGTCACATGGGGACCAATGAATTGGGGGCATGCGGTTAGTACGGATTTAGTAAATTGGGAACGACTACCGCCTGCGCTAGAAGAAGATGAGAACGGATTTATATGGTCAGGTAGCGTTGTCGTGGATAAAGACAATACGGCTGGGTTTGGGAAAGATGCCATGGTGGCGATGTTTACGCATGAAAAAGGAGGGAATCAAAGTCAAAGTCTCGCTTATAGCAATGATAACGGTCGGTCGTGGCAGAAGTATGCTGGAAATCCCGTCCTCACAAACATCGACCAATTCTCAGTTTTTAGAGATCCTAAAGTATTCTGGCATGAAGTATCCAATCAATGGGTGATGCTTCTTGCAGTGGAAGATCAATTTCAAAAGCAATTTGTTCGCATCTACCATTCAAAAGACATGAAAGATTGGACGTTTGCGAGCGACTTTGGTGAAAATCAAGGGTCACATGCAGGGGTTTGGGAAGTGCCAGATCTATTTCCATTACCTGTCGATGGTGATCCACAAAACACCAAATGGGTGATGCAAGTAAGTCTTAGTAAAGGTGCCCCTGCTGGTGGATCAGGTGTACAATATTTTATTGGCGATTTTGATGGAACGACCTTTCGTAATGACAATCTAGCAAGTACCGTGCTATATGCCGATTATGGGGCTGACTATTATGCTCCGCTAACTTTTAATCATGTATCTGATGGACGTCGAATTGCGATGGGGTGGATGAACAATTGGGAGTATGGTCAAGCAATCCCAACTTCTATATGGCGAAGCAAACTAACGGTTCCAAAAGAATTAAGTTTAAAAAGCATTTCGGATTTAGGTGTTCGCCTCGTTCAAACTCCTGTCAGTGAGCTTCAGAGTTTGAGAGGGGAAGAACGTTATTGGACGAATGAGGTCGTTGTACCGGGTGAGAATCTATTAGCGGATATAAAAGGTGATACGTTAGAAATTGTTGCTGCATTTCAAACAGAACAATCAACAGTAAAAGAATTTGGTTTTAAAGTTCGGGTTGGGGATGATGAATTCACAGAAGTCAGTTACGACATGACAAATGCAACATTATCGTTAGATCGTTCTAAGTCTGGTGATACGAGTTTTAGCCAGTCTTTTGGTGCGAAGCATGAAGCAGTCATGATGCCTTCTGATGGGTTAGTTACCCTCCATTTACTTGTTGATCGGTCTTCTATTGAAGTTTTCGGGAATGATGGTCAGGTCGTATTCTCAGATCAAATCTTTCCAAATTTAACGAGCGATCAGCTAGAGCTGTACGCAATCGATGGTGAAGTAACCATCAAATCTTTAGCGATCTATCAGTTAGATAAAGCAGAAAGTTAA
- a CDS encoding GH32 C-terminal domain-containing protein, producing the protein MANMTLRKSLVAHWAFSEGSGSIVHDGSNQDAIHYVFNERQSALPADEPQWRSGINGHALLFDGYSTWIERKEGIHSIDQAFTIEVWLAPRSFGGMEDERLSGIVNQHNRGINEGFILGVHRHGKWGLQIGVEGEWIEVWAENAPIPKLKWSHLAASFNGQEGKITLYLNSEKVAEKTVGQNVSMSVSHEALLIGKSNEAMTIENVFSLNMFSGLLDDIKIYNRALNVEEITKSFTDHLAPYQGEIPPLPYQDIMIDRSVYDRDPHRPKFHLTPPGHWMNEPHAPLYFKGKYHLFYQHNPQGPYWGNIQWGHWASDDLVHWCDLPIAIETKADDLAPDGIWSGNAAYDEEGFPVLFFTAGNSSKKPNQMTGLARSTYKENHDIDLKIWKKHPVPVTIQPNHMGLHHDGFRDPFVWKEGEIWYQIVGTGIEGESGAAILFTSDNLVDWECKGLLYDDKDQEYPFLGEVWELPILLPLGKDKHLFIISPVGRNADVEVFYWIGTWDKQRYRFIPDQKEPQLIDMGDFHFTGPSAMIDPKTGRLLLFTIAQGRRSLKDEYEAGWAHNGGLPVQLWLRDDGRLGVKPIEELTKLRKEKLVSLESLSVEETNHILAHVKGNMLEICVEFQGDVANEYGVKVLKSDCGNVETLLSYNGREETLNVIKKTNDSSPAQAQGGKLLLNGEQLKLHIYVDCSIVECYANELKSITTRVYPDIEAFGLEIWANDSVTVKSMEVWEMGAAF; encoded by the coding sequence ATGGCGAATATGACATTAAGAAAATCATTGGTAGCGCATTGGGCATTTTCAGAAGGCAGTGGAAGTATTGTCCATGACGGGTCTAATCAAGATGCCATTCATTATGTGTTTAATGAGCGCCAATCCGCTCTACCTGCCGATGAACCGCAGTGGCGTAGTGGAATAAACGGACACGCCCTCTTATTTGACGGCTATTCAACCTGGATTGAACGAAAAGAAGGTATTCATTCCATCGATCAAGCGTTTACCATTGAAGTTTGGCTAGCACCACGTTCATTTGGGGGAATGGAGGATGAACGACTGTCGGGTATTGTAAATCAACATAATCGAGGAATAAATGAAGGATTTATTTTAGGTGTTCATAGGCATGGAAAATGGGGACTTCAGATTGGTGTAGAAGGTGAATGGATCGAAGTGTGGGCAGAGAATGCTCCTATACCGAAGTTAAAATGGTCGCATCTTGCCGCAAGTTTTAACGGTCAAGAAGGAAAAATCACATTGTATTTAAATAGTGAAAAAGTTGCCGAGAAGACAGTCGGTCAAAACGTGTCTATGTCTGTTAGTCATGAAGCGCTTTTGATCGGTAAAAGTAACGAGGCGATGACGATTGAAAACGTGTTTTCGTTAAATATGTTCAGTGGTTTATTGGATGATATTAAAATCTATAACCGAGCATTAAATGTAGAGGAAATCACAAAGAGCTTTACAGATCACCTTGCACCTTATCAAGGAGAGATTCCGCCCTTACCTTATCAGGACATTATGATCGATAGAAGCGTATATGATCGTGACCCGCACCGCCCAAAATTTCATTTAACACCACCTGGTCATTGGATGAATGAGCCGCATGCGCCTCTTTATTTCAAAGGGAAGTACCATTTGTTTTATCAGCATAATCCACAGGGTCCTTATTGGGGCAACATTCAGTGGGGACACTGGGCTAGTGATGATCTCGTGCATTGGTGCGACTTGCCTATTGCCATTGAAACTAAAGCAGATGATTTAGCTCCGGACGGCATTTGGTCAGGAAATGCTGCTTACGATGAAGAAGGATTCCCTGTTTTATTTTTTACAGCAGGTAATTCATCAAAGAAGCCAAATCAGATGACAGGATTAGCGAGAAGTACGTATAAGGAAAATCATGATATCGATTTAAAGATATGGAAAAAACATCCTGTACCCGTAACGATTCAGCCTAATCATATGGGTCTGCATCATGATGGGTTTCGAGATCCTTTTGTATGGAAAGAAGGAGAGATCTGGTACCAAATCGTCGGCACTGGAATAGAAGGCGAGAGTGGAGCTGCGATTCTTTTCACTTCTGATAATTTAGTTGATTGGGAATGCAAAGGTCTTCTCTATGATGATAAAGATCAGGAGTATCCTTTCTTAGGGGAAGTGTGGGAACTGCCGATTTTACTTCCTCTTGGAAAGGACAAGCATCTATTTATTATTAGTCCTGTTGGAAGAAATGCCGATGTTGAAGTGTTCTATTGGATTGGGACATGGGATAAACAGCGTTATCGGTTTATACCAGATCAGAAAGAACCGCAGCTTATTGATATGGGGGATTTTCATTTTACAGGACCAAGTGCCATGATTGATCCTAAAACGGGACGCTTGCTTTTGTTTACAATCGCCCAGGGAAGACGTTCGCTTAAAGATGAATATGAAGCAGGGTGGGCGCATAATGGGGGTCTTCCTGTACAACTGTGGTTACGAGACGATGGTAGATTGGGCGTGAAGCCGATCGAAGAATTAACAAAGCTCCGTAAGGAAAAACTCGTTTCGTTAGAAAGTCTATCCGTTGAAGAAACCAATCATATCTTAGCTCATGTGAAAGGGAATATGCTGGAAATCTGTGTTGAATTTCAAGGTGACGTTGCAAATGAATATGGTGTAAAGGTTCTAAAGTCTGATTGTGGGAATGTCGAAACGCTCCTTTCTTATAACGGTCGAGAGGAGACGTTGAATGTTATAAAGAAAACAAATGATTCAAGCCCTGCCCAAGCTCAAGGTGGAAAGCTTCTACTCAATGGAGAGCAGTTAAAGCTACATATTTACGTCGACTGTTCGATCGTCGAGTGTTATGCCAATGAATTAAAAAGTATAACGACGAGAGTATACCCTGATATCGAAGCATTTGGATTAGAAATATGGGCGAATGATTCGGTAACAGTGAAGTCGATGGAAGTTTGGGAAATGGGTGCAGCATTTTAA
- a CDS encoding ABC transporter substrate-binding protein → MGKRKSWSFPFICLMLCFILVLSACSSKDSSSDGKAESAEFNKEGLPIVDEQVTLEFVSPKAPLAPKYDEMEIFNTLEDETNVKIEWSNIPDDGYEEKKNLMLASGDLPDAFYSAKFTDLDIVKYGQNGTLIPLEDLIEEHAPNIQKLFEKRPELKSMVTAPDGHIYTLPRAEEAGLGAVPNFMSINKTWLDELGLEMPTTLEEYHDVLVAFKEKDPNGNGKQDEVPLSFMFNFWTGNFGDMFAAFNMPDNVDHRIVRDGKVIYTAIQPEYKEAIDYYHQWMEEGLIDKESFTQDVSQYFAKGKNEKYGSYIWWESEEVVGPELKDDYDLLPPLEGPNGDQVVGRSNYSDYSRGEFAITSANANPEITMRWVDQLYETKMSAQINWGPIGTIFEEKDGKLVLKEQPDDVVMGELRQKVAPNGPVAILKEDFEETVEMEPRAKQRLEDLNSIYAPYLEEENYPQIFFSPDELDEINRLEVDIKEFTNQKKAQWLMEGGVDEEWDSYKKQLEDMGLSRLMEIYQEGLDRFEENQ, encoded by the coding sequence ATGGGTAAACGAAAAAGTTGGTCTTTTCCGTTCATATGTTTAATGCTCTGTTTCATTCTTGTATTAAGTGCTTGTTCTTCGAAAGATAGTAGTTCTGATGGGAAGGCCGAATCTGCTGAGTTTAATAAAGAAGGACTTCCAATTGTTGACGAACAAGTCACTTTGGAATTTGTATCACCAAAAGCACCACTTGCCCCAAAATACGATGAAATGGAAATTTTTAATACGTTAGAAGATGAGACGAATGTGAAAATTGAATGGAGTAACATTCCAGATGACGGTTATGAAGAAAAGAAAAACTTGATGCTTGCAAGTGGTGACTTGCCCGATGCGTTTTATTCGGCTAAATTCACAGATCTTGACATTGTGAAGTATGGACAAAACGGTACGTTGATTCCTCTTGAAGATTTAATTGAAGAGCATGCGCCTAATATTCAAAAATTGTTTGAAAAACGCCCTGAACTAAAAAGCATGGTAACCGCTCCAGATGGACACATTTACACGCTACCTCGTGCAGAAGAAGCTGGGCTTGGAGCTGTACCAAACTTTATGTCCATTAATAAAACTTGGTTAGATGAGCTCGGCTTAGAAATGCCAACGACGCTTGAGGAGTATCATGATGTTCTTGTTGCTTTTAAAGAAAAAGATCCTAATGGAAATGGTAAACAAGATGAAGTTCCGTTAAGTTTCATGTTCAACTTTTGGACTGGAAACTTCGGTGATATGTTTGCAGCATTTAATATGCCAGATAACGTCGATCATCGCATTGTAAGAGACGGAAAAGTGATCTATACAGCTATTCAGCCGGAGTATAAAGAAGCTATCGACTATTATCATCAATGGATGGAAGAAGGCTTGATTGATAAAGAATCATTCACGCAAGATGTCTCACAGTACTTCGCTAAAGGGAAAAACGAAAAATACGGATCTTATATTTGGTGGGAATCGGAAGAGGTAGTTGGCCCAGAATTGAAGGATGATTATGACCTCTTACCGCCGCTTGAAGGTCCGAATGGCGATCAGGTTGTCGGACGATCGAATTACTCTGACTACTCTCGTGGCGAGTTTGCCATCACTTCTGCAAATGCAAATCCAGAAATTACGATGCGTTGGGTGGATCAGTTATATGAAACAAAGATGTCAGCTCAAATTAATTGGGGACCAATTGGCACTATTTTTGAAGAAAAAGATGGAAAACTTGTCTTAAAAGAACAACCTGACGACGTTGTAATGGGTGAATTAAGACAAAAGGTTGCACCAAATGGACCAGTAGCGATTTTGAAAGAAGACTTTGAAGAAACAGTTGAAATGGAGCCTCGTGCAAAACAGCGTTTGGAAGATCTGAATTCGATCTATGCACCGTATCTTGAAGAAGAGAATTACCCGCAAATTTTCTTTAGTCCTGATGAACTAGATGAAATTAACCGTCTAGAAGTAGATATTAAAGAATTTACGAATCAGAAGAAAGCTCAGTGGCTAATGGAAGGCGGGGTAGACGAAGAGTGGGATAGCTACAAGAAGCAGCTTGAAGATATGGGTCTAAGTCGCTTAATGGAAATTTACCAGGAAGGTTTGGATCGTTTTGAAGAAAATCAATAG
- a CDS encoding carbohydrate ABC transporter permease, which yields MTQFVMNRSKLWSRKSKEDKIFDLINLLFLTTLSLVVLYPLYFIIIASISNPDSVYNGDVWFWPQGITFEGYERIFQDNRIWTGYKNTVLYTVVGTLVNVTLTLMAAYALSRKDLVGRNFFMILFVFTMFFSGGLIPTYLVVKNLGMVDTMWALIIPKAVAVWNLIVARTFFQSTIPDELLESAKMDGCSNTKFFLKIVLPLSKPIIAVMVLFYAVTHWNSFFDALIYLNNEDKYPLQLILRSILIQNEASASMVGDVESFAAQQRIADLIKYGVIIVAAIPLLVLYPFIQKYFVKGALIGSIKG from the coding sequence ATGACTCAATTTGTAATGAATCGATCAAAGTTATGGTCGAGAAAATCGAAAGAGGATAAGATATTTGATCTCATCAATCTTCTCTTTCTTACGACACTTTCACTCGTTGTGTTGTACCCACTCTATTTTATTATCATCGCTTCAATTAGTAACCCGGATAGCGTCTATAACGGTGACGTCTGGTTTTGGCCACAGGGAATTACGTTTGAAGGATATGAACGGATTTTCCAGGATAATCGGATTTGGACAGGTTATAAAAACACGGTGTTGTACACCGTCGTTGGAACATTAGTGAATGTTACGTTAACGCTCATGGCAGCTTATGCGCTCTCAAGAAAAGATTTAGTCGGTAGAAATTTCTTCATGATTCTCTTTGTCTTTACCATGTTTTTCTCAGGGGGATTAATTCCTACTTATTTAGTCGTTAAAAACCTTGGCATGGTCGATACGATGTGGGCCCTCATAATTCCAAAGGCGGTAGCGGTTTGGAATCTGATTGTGGCACGAACATTCTTTCAATCGACGATCCCAGATGAGCTGTTAGAATCAGCGAAAATGGATGGGTGCTCCAATACGAAATTCTTCTTGAAAATCGTTTTACCACTATCGAAACCAATCATTGCTGTCATGGTATTGTTTTATGCCGTTACACATTGGAACTCGTTCTTTGATGCTTTAATTTATTTAAATAATGAAGACAAATATCCGTTACAGCTCATCTTAAGATCAATTCTGATTCAGAATGAAGCTTCTGCCAGTATGGTTGGTGATGTAGAATCGTTTGCTGCTCAGCAAAGAATTGCTGATTTAATCAAATATGGTGTCATTATTGTTGCAGCAATCCCGCTGCTCGTACTCTATCCTTTCATCCAAAAATACTTTGTGAAGGGAGCTTTAATTGGAAGTATTAAAGGGTGA